A genomic window from Pseudomonas argentinensis includes:
- a CDS encoding response regulator: MSDIPIRLLVVDDHPLLREGIAAVLEAHPDIELVGEAADGEQAVARFAELRPDVTLMDLQMPGLSGTEAIRTIRAQFADACIAVLTTYSGDARALQAVQASARGYLLKNMLRKELVTAIHSLAAGKRYFPDPIASELLAAITEDGLTPRETLVLARAAQGLGNGDIAAQLAISEDTVKGHMRSIMTKLKARNRTHAVSIALQRGIIDGWQ, translated from the coding sequence ATGAGTGACATACCGATCCGCCTGCTGGTGGTCGACGACCATCCCCTGCTGCGCGAAGGCATCGCCGCCGTGCTCGAAGCCCACCCGGACATCGAGCTGGTCGGTGAAGCCGCCGATGGCGAGCAGGCCGTGGCGCGTTTCGCCGAGTTGCGCCCGGACGTGACGCTGATGGATCTGCAGATGCCCGGCCTCAGCGGCACCGAGGCGATCCGCACGATTCGCGCGCAATTCGCCGATGCCTGCATCGCCGTGCTCACCACCTACAGCGGCGACGCCCGCGCCTTGCAGGCGGTGCAGGCCAGCGCCCGGGGCTACCTGCTCAAGAATATGCTGCGCAAGGAGCTGGTCACCGCCATCCATAGCCTGGCGGCGGGCAAACGCTACTTTCCGGACCCCATCGCCAGCGAGCTGCTCGCCGCCATCACCGAGGACGGCCTCACCCCGCGTGAAACCCTGGTGCTGGCACGCGCCGCCCAGGGCCTGGGCAACGGCGATATCGCCGCGCAGCTGGCGATCTCCGAAGACACCGTCAAAGGCCATATGCGCAGCATCATGACCAAGCTCAAGGCGCGCAACCGCACCCATGCGGTGAGCATCGCCCTGCAACGCGGCATCATCGACGGCTGGCAGTAG
- a CDS encoding winged helix-turn-helix domain-containing protein: MHDLEPTGSATALRFGRFVLHPQRRLLLDGDRPLPIGARALDILLVLVESAGKIVSKEAIIARVWPRTFVEEINLRVHISALRRVLGVCPQSRDYITNVRQRGYSFVAHVELVSQAENDAPRAPSELPTLPGRAVRIEGRERLIDELTRRLPTRRHITLIGPGGVGKTTVALRVAQQQLGQFADGVRFADLATLDEPARLAATLASEIGIAVPKA; the protein is encoded by the coding sequence ATGCATGATCTCGAACCCACTGGCAGTGCTACCGCCCTGCGTTTCGGCCGCTTCGTGCTGCACCCCCAGCGTCGCCTGCTGCTCGACGGCGACCGGCCGCTGCCCATCGGCGCCCGCGCCCTGGACATCCTGCTGGTGCTGGTGGAAAGCGCCGGCAAGATTGTCAGCAAGGAGGCGATCATCGCCCGGGTGTGGCCGAGAACCTTCGTCGAAGAGATCAACCTGCGGGTACACATCTCCGCCCTGCGCCGGGTGCTCGGTGTATGTCCGCAATCGCGGGACTACATCACCAACGTGCGCCAGCGCGGATATAGCTTCGTCGCCCATGTCGAGCTGGTCAGCCAGGCCGAGAACGATGCGCCGCGTGCGCCCAGCGAGCTGCCCACCCTGCCGGGCCGGGCGGTGCGCATCGAGGGTCGCGAGCGGCTGATCGACGAGCTGACCCGCCGCCTGCCAACGCGCCGGCATATCACCCTGATCGGCCCCGGCGGGGTCGGCAAGACCACCGTGGCGTTGCGCGTGGCCCAGCAGCAGCTCGGCCAGTTCGCCGATGGCGTGCGCTTCGCCGACCTGGCAACGCTCGACGAGCCGGCGCGACTGGCCGCCACTCTGGCCTCGGAGATAGGCATCGCGGTGCCGAAGGCGTGA
- a CDS encoding sensor histidine kinase — MNALASSSARRQPLWVVRCCAWLLAGLLALPVQAEPLAQREHHRWTMADDDGPNQVGALAQTGDGYLWLGSDSNLLRFDGFGFMNYQPGDGQPLGTVTSLLAVDDGLWVGLRAGGARLIQGRTTRSYPPGQGLPGGALYGLARDRDGTLWAAAHEGLARFDGERWTPVGADQGFSARSARAVFVDRDGTAWAAGSHRLYQRPAGAQRFTEVDGAIDWASQIAQAADGAIWIAERYVNRLHRVIPGTRPRMQTQTVDAPINGLLFDKAGGLWTSTPGNGLRRYRHVRMPLDLSRAERVTRTEGLSADYLWPLLEDRDGTVWAGSNAGLDRFRLRELSPAPLPAGTLNAALAMATDGALWAASGNRGLMRLQDGELQHWPIAEPVTALLADRAAGIWAGGPHGIWHATAAGVALLARLPEQAMADASVRALTLADDGSLWVSINGLGLFVLRGGQWQAAAGVGEKPSQVMPVSASRDEQGRLWFGYRDNLLVSRQGDQWRQWGEADGLQIGHVTAQLHRHGVSWVGGQHGLARFDGQRFQMLPLPANGQFDNIYALLPGRDGDLWVHGKGGILQLPAPEVARALAEPGYRLRYRSVSLDGSLANDPYRLLPLPTGVMGSDGRLWFSTSAGVSLLDPARQPAPAPLPTVVIESLLVDGVPQPLPTTLQLPAGSRRLVIDYAALNLRAPQSLSFRYRLQGYDRDWIEAGRQRRATYTGLPAGDYRFEVQVFDQSDGEPAAPTMLAFSVAPAFYLRPQFYLPLTTALLFVLWWLHRRAVRRDRQRLHLQLQAQQGERERIARELHDTLLQSLQGLMLRFQAAANTLAADHPARTGLEHALDRADQVMHEGRERVQHLRQPDTSGLGLAAELSQFVQGLDDPGIGIALHDTGNKRTLHAAVQDAAYRIATEAIGNTLRHASARQITLTLDYGVRDLRVCIEDDGQGIAADYATAEGRPKRWGVRGMHERAAQVGGTLTVQALASGGTRVELRIKAALSYADQARQPWRRWLTRPRPPTTESDDA; from the coding sequence GTGAATGCCCTCGCCTCCTCGTCTGCTCGTCGCCAGCCCTTGTGGGTGGTTCGCTGCTGCGCCTGGCTACTGGCGGGTTTGTTGGCCCTGCCGGTGCAGGCAGAACCGCTGGCGCAGCGCGAACACCATCGCTGGACCATGGCGGACGACGATGGCCCCAACCAGGTTGGTGCCCTGGCGCAAACCGGCGACGGTTATCTGTGGCTGGGCAGCGACAGCAACCTGCTGCGTTTCGACGGCTTCGGGTTCATGAACTACCAGCCAGGCGACGGCCAACCACTGGGTACGGTGACCAGCCTGCTGGCGGTGGATGATGGCCTGTGGGTCGGCCTGCGGGCCGGTGGTGCCCGGCTGATCCAGGGGCGCACGACCCGCAGCTACCCACCCGGCCAGGGCCTGCCGGGCGGTGCGCTGTACGGGCTGGCTCGCGACCGCGACGGCACCCTCTGGGCGGCGGCCCATGAGGGGCTGGCCCGCTTCGACGGCGAGCGCTGGACCCCGGTCGGCGCCGACCAGGGCTTCAGTGCCAGGAGCGCACGGGCGGTGTTCGTCGACCGGGACGGGACGGCCTGGGCCGCCGGCAGCCATCGCTTATATCAGCGCCCTGCCGGCGCCCAGCGTTTTACCGAAGTGGACGGCGCTATCGACTGGGCCAGCCAGATCGCCCAGGCCGCGGATGGCGCCATCTGGATCGCCGAGCGCTACGTCAATCGCCTGCATCGGGTAATTCCCGGCACACGGCCACGCATGCAGACACAGACGGTGGACGCGCCCATCAACGGCCTGCTGTTCGACAAGGCAGGCGGACTCTGGACCAGCACGCCGGGCAATGGCCTGCGCCGCTACCGCCATGTCCGTATGCCGCTGGATCTCAGCCGCGCCGAGCGGGTGACCCGCACCGAGGGCCTGAGCGCCGATTATCTCTGGCCGCTGCTGGAGGATCGCGACGGCACGGTGTGGGCTGGCAGCAACGCCGGGCTCGACCGTTTCCGGCTGCGCGAACTGAGTCCTGCGCCACTGCCGGCCGGTACCCTGAATGCGGCGCTGGCGATGGCCACGGATGGGGCGCTGTGGGCCGCCAGTGGCAACCGCGGGCTGATGCGCCTGCAGGACGGAGAGCTGCAGCACTGGCCGATCGCCGAACCGGTGACCGCCCTGCTCGCCGACCGTGCCGCTGGCATCTGGGCCGGCGGGCCCCACGGCATCTGGCACGCCACGGCGGCGGGCGTTGCGCTGCTGGCCAGGTTGCCGGAGCAGGCAATGGCGGATGCGTCGGTACGGGCGCTGACCCTGGCCGATGACGGCAGCCTGTGGGTATCGATCAACGGGCTCGGGCTGTTCGTGCTACGCGGGGGGCAGTGGCAGGCGGCGGCCGGCGTCGGCGAAAAGCCAAGCCAGGTGATGCCGGTCAGCGCCAGCCGCGACGAGCAAGGCCGGCTGTGGTTCGGCTACCGCGACAACCTGCTGGTCAGTCGCCAGGGTGATCAATGGCGCCAGTGGGGCGAAGCGGATGGCCTGCAGATCGGCCATGTCACCGCGCAACTGCACCGCCACGGGGTTTCCTGGGTTGGCGGCCAGCACGGCCTGGCGCGCTTCGATGGCCAACGCTTCCAGATGCTGCCGCTGCCGGCCAACGGCCAGTTCGACAATATCTATGCGCTGCTGCCCGGCCGCGATGGCGACCTGTGGGTGCATGGCAAGGGTGGCATCCTGCAGTTGCCGGCACCTGAAGTGGCGCGCGCCCTGGCCGAGCCAGGTTATCGCCTGCGTTACCGCTCGGTGAGCCTGGACGGCAGCCTGGCCAACGACCCCTATCGGCTACTGCCGCTGCCCACCGGCGTGATGGGTTCGGACGGGCGGCTGTGGTTTTCCACCAGTGCCGGCGTGAGCCTGCTCGACCCGGCGCGCCAGCCTGCGCCAGCGCCGTTGCCGACGGTGGTAATCGAGAGCCTGCTGGTCGATGGCGTACCCCAGCCGCTGCCGACCACATTGCAGCTGCCGGCAGGTAGCCGGCGCCTGGTCATCGACTATGCGGCGCTGAACCTGCGCGCGCCGCAGAGCCTGTCGTTCCGCTACCGCCTGCAGGGCTACGACCGCGACTGGATCGAAGCCGGGCGCCAGCGGCGGGCCACCTACACCGGCCTGCCAGCCGGCGATTACCGCTTCGAGGTGCAGGTATTCGATCAGAGCGATGGCGAACCGGCGGCGCCGACCATGCTGGCCTTCAGCGTGGCGCCGGCGTTTTATCTGCGCCCGCAGTTCTACCTGCCGCTCACCACGGCGCTGCTGTTCGTCCTGTGGTGGCTGCATCGCCGTGCCGTGCGCCGTGACCGGCAGCGCCTGCACCTGCAGTTGCAAGCCCAGCAGGGCGAGCGCGAGCGGATTGCCCGCGAGCTGCACGACACCCTGCTGCAAAGCCTGCAGGGGCTGATGCTGCGCTTCCAGGCGGCGGCCAATACCCTGGCCGCCGATCACCCGGCGCGCACGGGACTTGAGCACGCCCTGGATCGCGCCGACCAGGTGATGCACGAAGGCCGCGAGCGGGTGCAGCACCTGCGCCAGCCAGATACCAGCGGCCTTGGGCTGGCGGCTGAGCTAAGCCAGTTCGTGCAGGGCCTGGACGATCCCGGTATTGGAATCGCCCTGCATGACACGGGCAACAAGCGCACGCTGCACGCCGCCGTGCAGGACGCGGCCTACCGCATCGCCACCGAAGCCATCGGCAATACCCTGCGCCATGCCAGCGCGCGGCAGATCACTCTGACCCTGGACTACGGCGTGCGCGATTTGCGCGTATGCATCGAGGATGATGGCCAGGGCATTGCCGCCGACTACGCTACGGCTGAAGGCCGGCCCAAACGCTGGGGCGTGCGCGGCATGCACGAACGCGCGGCGCAGGTCGGCGGCACCCTCACCGTACAAGCCCTGGCAAGCGGCGGCACTCGGGTGGAACTGCGGATCAAGGCGGCGCTGTCCTATGCCGACCAAGCCCGACAACCCTGGCGCCGCTGGCTCACGCGCCCACGACCGCCCACGACCGAGAGCGACGACGCATGA
- a CDS encoding ATP-binding protein encodes MSAQAHLQVTLANRHMLVLMDNCEHLVDACAALSEALLQAAPRLHILATSREALRTAEEYVQPLAPLEAPPLGSHLRLAAALRYPAVKLFVRRARARQADFRLLESDVPRVAELCWRLDGLPLAIELAAAQLDVQGLDGILAQLGNHSYLSLLGRRSTPARHASLQASLEWSYQLLSAEERRCLQGLACCDAYFTVADAQQALAGLKISDSARCAAVARLVALSLIGLRRDGGVVYYHMLGGTRAFARHKAQEAASLGEWDTPALA; translated from the coding sequence GTGAGTGCCCAGGCCCATCTGCAGGTGACCCTGGCCAACCGGCACATGCTGGTGCTGATGGATAACTGCGAGCATCTGGTCGATGCCTGTGCCGCACTCAGCGAGGCGCTGCTGCAGGCCGCACCGCGGCTGCACATCCTGGCCACCAGCCGCGAGGCGTTGCGCACCGCCGAGGAATACGTGCAGCCGCTGGCGCCCCTGGAGGCGCCACCGCTCGGCAGCCATCTGCGCTTGGCCGCAGCGCTGCGCTATCCGGCGGTAAAGCTGTTCGTGCGCCGGGCGCGGGCCCGTCAGGCGGACTTTCGTCTGTTGGAAAGCGATGTGCCGCGGGTGGCCGAACTGTGCTGGCGGCTCGATGGTCTGCCTCTGGCCATCGAGCTGGCCGCTGCCCAGCTCGACGTGCAGGGCCTCGATGGCATCCTGGCCCAACTGGGCAACCACAGTTACCTGAGCCTGCTCGGGCGGCGTAGCACGCCGGCCCGGCATGCCAGCCTGCAGGCCTCGCTGGAGTGGAGCTATCAACTGCTCAGCGCCGAGGAGCGCCGCTGCCTGCAGGGCCTGGCATGCTGCGATGCGTACTTCACGGTGGCCGATGCGCAGCAGGCGCTGGCGGGGCTGAAAATCAGTGACAGTGCGCGATGCGCCGCCGTGGCGCGTCTGGTGGCGTTGTCGCTGATCGGCCTGCGCCGTGATGGCGGGGTGGTCTACTACCACATGCTCGGCGGCACCCGCGCTTTCGCTCGGCACAAGGCCCAGGAGGCGGCGAGCCTCGGTGAGTGGGACACGCCGGCGCTGGCCTAG
- a CDS encoding helix-turn-helix domain-containing protein: MKAIQGSAQSPASAGKLAAWQEAIAKQLMLTNLDAGISVAEVAEACALSRSHFTRKFKQSTLLSPHGWLRQQRVDKAIALLRHTPLSLTQVAMECGFFDQAHFCRVFARSQGMTPLAFKRLHQGPPVDCSASPASRCA, translated from the coding sequence ATGAAGGCCATCCAGGGTTCCGCACAGTCGCCAGCGTCGGCCGGCAAGCTCGCCGCCTGGCAGGAAGCGATCGCCAAGCAGTTGATGCTGACCAACCTGGATGCCGGCATATCGGTCGCCGAAGTGGCCGAGGCCTGTGCCCTGTCACGCAGCCACTTCACCCGCAAGTTCAAGCAAAGCACCCTCCTGTCGCCCCATGGGTGGCTGCGCCAGCAGCGAGTGGACAAGGCGATCGCGTTGCTACGCCATACGCCATTGTCCCTGACGCAGGTCGCCATGGAATGTGGCTTCTTCGACCAGGCGCATTTCTGCCGGGTGTTCGCCCGCAGCCAGGGCATGACGCCGCTGGCCTTCAAACGCCTGCATCAAGGCCCGCCGGTCGACTGCAGCGCCTCGCCTGCTAGCCGCTGCGCCTAG